The following are from one region of the Silene latifolia isolate original U9 population chromosome 9, ASM4854445v1, whole genome shotgun sequence genome:
- the LOC141601707 gene encoding uncharacterized protein LOC141601707 yields MEQEAVRFVMGVWAVWEVQNEVVFERRDIQVSRVVARVRELLKEMEEVDVADVEQRERKGQGEGGTKSGDVRGWQIPRRGLVKINVDAGVKEGDGMGIGVVCRDEHGAVKWGWAERRREEFTARVAEGEAVLVRLQLPKRMKVRDIFMEGDCKELMEALQHGHTGRSEFHAVIEEIILFCRNFNSVVWSFSSRKFNLIAHELAHFCKIGGSLFFDDSTIPNRVVELVAADLYERS; encoded by the coding sequence ATGGAGCAGGAGGCTGTGAGATTTGTTATGGGAGTATGGGCGGTGTGGGAAGTGCAGAATGAAGTGGTGTTTGAGAGGCGAGATATTCAAGTAAGCCGTGTGGTGGCAAGGGTAAGGGAGTTGcttaaggagatggaggaggtcGACGTGGCTGATGTCGAACAGAGGGAGAGAAAAGGTCAGGGGGAGGGAGGAACGAAATCAGGAGATGTACGAGGATGGCAAATACCCAGGCGTGGTTTGGTTAAAATTAATGTCGATGCGGGAGTTAAAGAGGGAGATGGGATGGGTATTGGAGTTGTATGTAGGGATGAGCATGGGGCGGTCAAATGGGGATGGGCGGAGAGACGGAGGGAGGAGTTCACAGCTCGAGTTGCGGAAGGAGAGGCGGTGTTGGTTAGGTTACAGCTTCCTAAGAGGATGAAGGTTCGGGATATTTTCATGGAAGGTGACTGTAAGGAACTTATGGAGGCGCTTCAACACGGTCACACTGGACGGAGTGAATTCCACGCTGTCATTGAAGAGATTATATTATTTTGTCGCAattttaattccgttgtttggTCTTTTAGTAGTAgaaaatttaatttaattgctcaTGAACTGGCTCATTTTTGTAAGATAGGTGGTAGTCTGTTTTTCGACGATTCGACTATTCCGAATCGTGTTGTTGAACTTGTCGCTGCCGATTTATATGAAAGGTCATAA